TTTGCCCGTCCTCCATCCCCAGATTCCTTCTCTaccctttttgtatttttttgtgctCTACAGAATTGGCCCCTGGAAACTGCCTCACCCTGGCCCCCTGAGCCTCTGGTCTCTGATTTAGGTCAGTGGGGAGCAAGAGCAGGAGATCAGCAGATGGCAGGTGGGAGAGGCTGGggtatttcttctctgttctgtGGTGATGGCCTCATCAGCTCCCCCTGACCCCAAGCTCGAGCTTTCTCCTGGCTCCTTCCGGTGCCCCTTCAAGCCAAAAGGTGTTAACAGTTTTCCACTGTTGCTATCCTCTCATTTCCTTAGCCCTATTCACATCTAATTCTTTCGTCCTATTCACACACTATATAAATAGTCCTTTCATGAAATACCTTTGTACTCTTACCTGGTTTGCCCTAGCTTTCTGCAGGGACCCTCACAGTGGCCAGAACAgcactatttttctttcctccctcaccGCCTGGCCCCCCAGCAGCCTGCTCTCCACTGTGCAGTCTGAGGTTCCAGTTCCGATGTCTCTCACGTCCCTGTCTCCTTTAATGGCAGCAAAATCGACCCGGTCACACAATTTCAAATACTTGGACTATTTCCTCTTACTGTCTTCCATCTGTTGCTAGACTCaccttttgaaaacataaatctgaTCTTTTTGCTCCCCTTGACTGAAATTTGTCAGTGGTTCCCAGAAGCCCACAGGATAGTCGTTCTCTTAGCAAGAACCATCATAACCCTGCCCGCAAAGAGCTTTAGCGGGTTTGACGTATATAGCTCCATTTTACAACAAAGAAAACGTTTTTGTGGTTGAGATTTTCCTTCAGTCTTACAGCTCTACAGAAAGTGGTGGActtagacttaatttttttaatgtttattcagttttgaaagacagagacagagcacaagcaggggtggggttgaggggggtggggcacagaatttgaagcaggctccaggctctgagctgtcagcacagagcccgacgcggggctcgaactcacaaaccgcgagatcatgacctgagccaaagtcgggcgctcaaccgactgagccacccaggcgcccctggacttggATTTAGATCCCAATGAAGCCTTGTCCCCAAATCCAACGAGGCCAAATCCTATGCTCTTTCTccagttcttcctttcttccctgacTTCTGCCCCTCCTTTTGAaacccagctcaaatgtcactttctctggGAAAACTTGTTCACCCCCAGGTCGGTGCTTTCTCTCCATGCTTGCTCAGCATTGGCTCATATTGATTTGGAGTACTCCGTATTAGGGTTATCCATTTGCATACCTGCTTACCCTGTTCACCACTGAGCTCCACGttttacttctatttattttcctaGTGCCTGTCATAGTGTTCAACACAGAAGTGTGTCTTCACAGAAGACACTTCAGCATAGAAGCACAGAAGTGTGTGCTATGGGGTGCAAACACCCCATAGCAAATATAGGCATTTCATAACTTGAAGATGGATTGCTACTTTCCTTTACAGACCAGGGGAGCAACCACCTCCTCACTCTGTCCCCCACTGAATCATTGCATCTTCCTCTGTCCAATTCTACCAAACCTGCAAGTGTGCTGAGCCCTGTTCCCTGTGGCCTATGCTGTGCTCACAGCTGGGGACAGCAACCCAGCTGGCGGACTTCCACTTTTGCCCGTGAGGCATTCAGCTTAAGGTGGGTACAGCTAAGAAAGACCATGTGAATGGGGGAGTGAACAATAACGGGCCTGGCAAAGAGAAATCTTGACTTGAAGTAAGAGAAAAGACCCCCGGATAGATGGGGGACGGAGTTTATAATCCACGCCACCTTAAGGacaaagagggacacagaagtaGTTACTGGGTGAGGCTGCCGGTGGGACCAGCTGGATCTAGAAATTTACCTGGGAAGACGTCAAAGGAAACTCCTCTCTGTTCCATCCCTGACCTTCTGCACGCCAGTCCAgtcacacacagacatgcacgcAGCCTCCCCTGGCTCCCTGAGCCCACAGATACCGGCCCCACACAGGCTCGCACTTACCTGTGTGGCAGTTGTGCAGCCAGACCCGGTGCCCGTCATACTTGCAGCGGCACCGCATCATGTTGTTAGAGAAATCAGACTCTGCCACCTCGTATTTGGGGTTCACAACCACCTGGAGTGAGAGGGGGACAGTTGAAAGCAGGTGATGTGGCTTCTGAAGTTGGCAGTGGCTGGAATAATCGTTTATATTTCCTGTCATCTCACAAAGGGTATTTCTGTTCTTCACTTCATTCGTCCTTACAGTCACCCAGAAGGCCGGCACTCTTGTTCCTATTTGACAATGTCCATTAAATCAAGACTCAAACCTAGGATCCTCTGGATCCTCATTCAGTGTTCTTTCCCCATAGCAGAGCTCCTTCAAGTGCCAGGCCTGTCGGAGGCCCTATTTGTGAGACCCTCTTCCTTCATTTGACCTCAGGAAACTTCTGGAATATGTGCAGGAAATGGAGTTCCTGTGGGGAATCCCCAAACCCCCTTACCTGGAAGATATAATTCCCAGGGCCCACATCTGTGATGTCCACCCACTGGCAATCAATGTCATGCCGGTAGGTGTCCCAGCAGCCGACAGTCACTCCCTGCTCCCCAAAGTTGGCACACGCATAGCGCTTCTGTAGTCCTGTGAGGAATGGCGCTGACGGTTAGTGAGGCAGTGATAGGTGCTCAGGACCAAGCATTCTGCTCAAGTTACTGTTTAATCCTCACGCCATTCGTACCATTCAAGTGCAATCAGATTAGGGACCTGCGATTCCGTTACATAACTTGCATGACTATCAGAGCCAGATTTCCTACTAATCATGAACCCAGCTCTAGCAAACCTCCATCTATGGCAGATTATTTCCTTGGATGCTCTAGTGGAAATTCCTGTTGGCTGTTGGCCTAGGAAATACGGTTGGAAGGTTCCAGCCCTACATGCTAAGGATACATCGTCCAACCCTTTGAAGAGCCAGTGTTTGCCATGCTGTCCTTAAGGGCTGGGAACTGTGGGTATGCAAGTAGGAATCTGACGATCTGTGCCCTCAAAGAACTTAGCCCAAGTGAAATAGCCCTGCAACTACTATCCAAAATAGTGTTAAGTATTTAGAAGCGGTACGAAGTGCGTTGGGAATGCAGAGGCAGTGGACCTTCCACCTAAGATGTCAGAAGGTAAGAAACCGATCTTTCTGAATTGCCTGGAGTGCTGACTGTTGCCAGGCCAGAGTCTCCAGGTGTCTGAGGTGGCTTCATCTGAGGGCAGAAGGGAGCCTCACCCTGAAGGGGCTGAGGAGTAGAACACAAGGAGGAGATGCTGACAGGAAACCATATACCTGTGGGGCAATTTGTGTCCTCCAGGCAGAAGCTGGCCTTGTGCCCCTCAGCCACCTTGGAGCCATTGAGAGTGAGTAGGTCATAGTGGGTGAAGACCTCAATGCTGTGGTAGTGCCTGCGGAAGGGAAAGAGCTGTGAGCTTGAGAACAAGAGGAGAGGGTCCTCTCTGGAGGAGCTGGCAGGTCAGTGCCCTTCTCCCTTTCCAACCCAAGATTAGTGGGACCCAGGGTCTACTTTCCCGTCATCCCCACCAGGCAGCAAGGCACAGCTGCCCCCACCCTCTAGGGCGTTAACCCAGGTGAGGAGGGTAAGTGCTGCCCTGGTAGCCTCCGGGAGGCTGGTGCCTGGCTACCAGGCCTGATCGAAGGCGGCAGGAAGGGACACTTCGAGGGACCAGCCTAGGAGCCCAGCCGCTGAGGAGCGGGGCTCACTCTCCTCCCTGTGAGCCTGGGACCAAATTGCTACCATTGTTTCCAATCCAGTTCTAATGACAACTGTGTTCATGCTGCAGGGAAAGGTGCTCATTATCTCAGCAAGGCCAAGTCCCAAAGTCGCTGCCCCTTCCACTCAGCTTTCCCCACCCTGCTGTGTCCCGAAcaagaaaataccatttttccATTCTGCCTTTGTTACAGGCATCGTCTGTCCTGTGTGGGCTGGAGACTCCTGACAGGAAAGAATGCCCATTGTCTCCTTTTAGTACAGTGTTCACACTTTTCTTTGGGGGCCTTGCTCTGCTGTGGCAGAAaccagcaaactttttctgcagaGCTAGCATCCTGGATGGGATGTCTATTTTGGGTCTCCAGGTTTCTAGGAGTCCCCACCTTAATGTGGTTTTCAAAGACAAGGCCCAAAGTCCAATGTAGAGAAATTATCCAATATTCCAACAGAGACCAGCTCAGCCGGCAATGACTGCTCCCCTGGCCGTTCCTGGGGAAACGCACCCTTTGAGCGCCATCAACTGGGGTACATCCAGGACAGGCAAGGGAGTGACCGGCTGGCAGGGCCGGTCGATGCTCCTGGGGCTCCCTAGTGGCTCCTGGAGGCAAAGCCAGTAAGGTGTCTAGGAAGGAAGGCTCTTAACCCAGAGCGCACACCCCTCCGGGAAAGTGAGTGGGGTCAGGGAAAGACCAGACTGGTTTGGTTCCTGGACTCTGCTTTTTGTCCCTCCAGAGCCAAGGCAGGAGCAGGCGCTAACCTGTGGCACTGGTGCCAAATCCAGCTGTGGCGGCCTGTCTTGGGACGGAAGTCAGCCCGGCCCAGGTTGTAGATCTGTGAGGAGAAGCGCAAGAGGCGCCGGTGCCCGTAGGGCCAGTCCATGAGGTCGGCAGACTGGGACAGGCAGTTCTCTTCGTGGGCACAGTACAGCTGGCTGAGTGGGCGGTCCTCCAAGTAAGCCGTCTCCTGCACCAGCTGGGCATTCATCACAAGGTCCGGAGCACCTGGGGCCACAGGAGGCACAACGCCGTGCAAAAGGTAGGAAGGCGGCCAATTTGCTCTTGGGTATAGGGAGACAGGCATGTCTCCCAAACCAAGCTCTTAGAGGAGCTACCAGAAAAATGGAGCTCTACCCAGAAGAGTAGGGAGGTTTAGGAGTTAAGACTGGGGAGTTCTAGCAATAGAGGAACGATCTATTGCCTTGGCCTGGGAAGCAGGTACAGTGCCACTGTTAAGCATGATGGctttggagccaggctgcctgggttcaaatcctgcttaATTTCTGACTGCACCATTAAGTAGCTCTGTGACTTGCTTCACCTTTTGTCTCTCATCTTCCTCATCCATGAGAGAGGGATGATAATAACGCCAATCGTGCCAGTACCTGGAATGTGCTTAGGTCATTGTCGGGTAAGCACGCAGTGGATGTAAGCTAGTCTTTCTTTTGTCAGGTGCTTCTCAGCTCCCGGGGGCCTTTGTGTAGCCTGGCTCACAGTCCCTCCTCAGCCCCGCTGCCTCCAGCTTGGCGTCCTCAGCTCAGTCActccctctgggtctcagttcctTCAAGGAACTggcagggagggtcagaaaggTTCATCTCTGGGCCTGCTCCTGAGCTCTGCCATTCTGGTCCATTCCGCTGAAGTTCTAGGCCTGTGCCTCCTCCAGAGCTCCTGTTCTAACAGGATTGCTATCCTGGGTATTCATACCAGGCCATCCCGTGCTCTCTCCTCGGAGGCATCATGGACATTTCTGGTCCTTCTCTGTGCATAAAAGTCCCCGTTGCTGGAAAGGCTGCTCAGTGCCTCTCCTGTTCCCTTCCTGTCACAGGGGCTCTtacccaccccaaccccacccttGGAAAACACATGTTCCCTGTACAGAAATGTGGAGAGCTGCAGCTTTTACCATGTAACATCAAGAGAGAAAAGTTGCCCATTCTCAATGCTTGCTCTTGGAAAAGCTGGGTTACAGTTTAGATTTTTGGTAGAGGCATCCCCTGGCGGAGCCTAGGTGCTGAGGCTGGTGAGACGGGGCTGCTGGTTTAtttcattgggggggggggctggggacgGAGGGTGACAGCAGGAACTGGCTGGGTTGCCAGATGATGCCTGTACTGTCACTAAATGCTCCTGAAATTCCTGTGGTGTGTTTTGGAGAAAGCCAGGGGGCTTGTGCtcctgagggaaagaaagagagcttTCAGAGAGACCGAGAAGGAGAGAGggtaaagggaaaaaaggagtGAGAAAAACCacggaggagagagagggatggtCCCACAGGCAGCAGGTCGCCTGTCTGTGCTCAGCTGTTGTGAAGTGTCCAAAGCATTCACCAGGCAGTAGACCAGGGAGGGGGTGCAGGGTTCCCAGGATGGGGAGACACTGGGGAGCAGGCCCCCAACGTGCTGTGAGCCTTAGTGCCGGGATGGCCCACTCTGGTGCCACATGATTGCAGGTGAGGGTGCACTGGACAGAGAGGAAGCCCCAGGGCTCACTGACAAAGGTCAAGGCTGTCTTGGCATGCAAGTTTGGCCGGGAAGAAAGTCAAGTAGTTGCACGTGTTGGTGCCAGCTTGATCCTTTGGACTGGCCACAGTTATCTTGGCATCGGCCTGGTTGGCAGATGTCAAACAGACGCTGCCGCCCCGAGAATCTGGGTGTGGGGGGCGGACCGATGCCTCAGAACAGGCTTGGGCCTGTTGGGCCAACCCCACAGCTCCGGGGGAGGACACACAGCAGAGCCTTAGGCCGTGCACGCTCCTCACAGTTGCATTCCCCGTACAACAGCTTTCAGACTCTTCTTACTACAAGCTGCACTACGAAATACATTTTACGCCGTGGCCCAGCGCACACGTACATAATCCCAGGATGACTGCCCTTACTAAGTGTGACACATTCTCCCGTTTTctatcctgtttcattttttttttaacggtcaCGACAGGAAAATTGAAAATCACTGTTGGGTATCCTGGGGTTTTCTCATATTCTCtgttttaatcctcacaataactccacgagctgggcagggcagggctggatcCTCACGTGACAGGGGACTTGGCCACACACAGCCGGTAATGGCAGAGCCGGTGCTCCAAGTCCAGccctcctaccccccaccctTCCAGGGTTGGGACTGGGACCAGCTCTCGGACCCTCCCGGAGAATGGGAGGTGCGGGCTCACCAAATTGTCCCACCGGCGCCGTGGACGTTACTCACTGTCTGTGCAGGAAACTCCAGCCGAAAAGCGCCCTGCGCCGTGGGAGCAGTGCACCGGCCCGTGCCGCGAGCACTGCTGCAGGGCAAGCTCTGTGCCTGAGCAGCGCACGCCGCTCATCACCACCTCTCCGGCCCCCGGCGTCCCCTGCCAGTACCAGGTGTCCTGAGAAAACAGCCAGCAGCCCCTGGTTCAGGCCGAGGGGTGCTTTGGAAGCCTCTCCTCTGATGCTCGTGCTCTAGAGCCCTGTCGGACCACCCCTGCCCAGCTGTGTCCGGCCTCGGCTCAGAAGTCTTCAGGGATGGGACACTCCCTGCTACTGTGCGCCCCTCCGAGAGCAGAAGTTTCTTCCGTTGCACTGAGGCAGGAAGATTCTTCCGCCACTGGCCTTGCCCCCACCCTGTTCCACACGGCTGCCCTCAGCTATTGGAGAGGGGGGCCCTGTCCCCTGTCCCACTCAGGTGGCCTGCCCCGTTTCTCCAACTGTGCCTCGTGTCGCCCTGGGCGGTCGGCTGTGGGTAGGGTTGGCCCCAGTTCTCTAAGTGAGGAATTCCCGGCAGCCCCACCGGCCAGGCAGGCCCAATGGAGGACGAGGTAGCATCGCAGCCGTGCCCCGGCCTCgtgattttctttccttggtgCCTCTCGAATCTCTCTGAATTTCCCCCAGGACGACCACTAGCCTGGGCCACACCAGCGTGACTTCTCGGCTGGGCTACTGCCATGTTAGGTTTCCTGTATCCATGCTGATCTCCACCCCAACAGTGTGCCACACAGCACAGAAGAGATTTTCGAGAAACGTGCACTGCAGACTTCACGGTTTGCCTGCCACCTCCCTCACATATCACACCACTGGCCCTTGGTAGCCCCACTCCGGCCCTGGTCCCTGATTTCCCCAATGGGGGCAAGCCTCCATGGGCCACAGGGTCTCTGCGTGGGCTGTttatccccaccccaccttctccCGGTAACTTCCAGTCATCTTTCCTACAGACAACATACAAAAGTATGTGTCTGCTGTGTGAATGTTTTCTGGCAACTGCCTTCCTCACTTTACTGACTGTCCCATGAAGCAGGGGCTACATCTTGTTCTCCACACTGTCCCTGGCGCCCAGCATTCTACTGGCCCCCCAGTTTCACTCAAAAATTCATCACTGAATGAATGCAGGAAGGGTTAGCACTTGTAGCACAGGACGTTGGGAAGCACAACAGGAACCTACCTTGATCGCGTGGCTGGCAAAACCCAGGCCGAGCTGTCGGCAGGCCACCATGGCTTCGCTGAGCCCCCAGTGATCGCTGCACACGGCCCCCCAGCGCTGGACTCCGTTCACCTCTACCTGCACCTCCACCACACCCTCCTCAGGGCTGCGCCCACCGGCCAGGCGCACCTGCAAGGGTCACAGGTGTGTGAGGAGTACAGTGGCCTCGGGAGGAGAGGGCTCAGGACAGCCAGCCTGGATCTGCCCGGCCTAGCTCGCTGTGCAGCCCTGGGCACGACACTCCTCTGGGTTCATCTCCTCTGTTCCTTGCGGACGTTTTGCTAGTGTCTGATGTCCCTGCCCACAAGGGACACCTGACTCCAGGTACCTCACCTGCTCTGGTTTTTGTGCTCCTCTTACCTGAAGTTCTACCATTAATGATGGCTTTGCCAATGGCAAAGGGCTTTCATATCTATTGTCCCATTCACAATAACCCTGTGAGATAATTAACCCCAATTTACAGAAGAAAGCCATGATCAGAGACACGAGCGAGTGACTTGTCCACCATCCACGTCTGCAGGGCCCTTGAACTCTGACCTTCCCACGCAGCCTTGCCAGTGCCTCTCCCAGCACTGATAGTCCTGCGGCCCTCTGTCCTAGCCACCTTCGTTCGCAGCCTCACCGGGGGCCTGAGAGGCTGTGGTGGGACAGCGTATCTGCCTCAAAGGTGCCCGCCACCATTGGACATCTCTGAGGGGATGTGGGCCAGGCCAGGGGACTTCGAGGAGAGGGCTTTACAGACTGGCTCTGAGAAAGTGCCCACTGGTTTGATGTATCATGGGGCTCTCTCTCAGGGCTTCCCAGCCCCCCAGCCTGAGGTCATGCCCAAGTCTGAGCTCACCTGATTCTGGAAGCCCATGTTAGGGATGTTGCACCTGACGGCGGCATCATTCTCATGTTGACAACCATTCTGGGACCCTTCCAGGGAGGGGCAGTCACTGAGGGTCCGCTCGTACCCCCTGCAGCGCACCTCACTCAGGTGGATGGGCCCCAGTCCTAccggggggagggagaggtgctGTGAAAGGCCCCATCTCTGTAACCCCACACCTTGGTTTCCCCTCCATAGACAGGGAGACCTTCCTGTCCTGGGCCCTGGACACCAAGGGATGGAGCCACGGCACATCCAAAtcctcccgccccaccccaggcctcctcACCTACCTTGGCCCAGCTGCGCCCCAAAGAGGGCCTCCCGAGCAGAGCCAAAGCCAAGCTGACGACACACAATGCTGGCGGAGATGAGGTTCCATCCGTGGTCACAGACGGTACCCCACTGGTGGTTCCTGAGCACCTCCACCCGGCCTTCACCCACCTGGGCCCCAGAGCGGAGGCGCACCTTCGGCTCCTGCTGCGAGAAAACTAGCTTCAGGGCAGGCTGAGGAgggggcagcaggcaggggcTGAGCCATGGCAGGGGGCCTGGGCCGGGCCCCTTCAAGCTGGGCGAGCCCATGACAGGGAGTTCTAGTCCCacctctgacagctcagagatatTACCTCCAATAAGCCATTTTTCTCAAGTGCTCTTTCTTCATGACAAAGAGCCACCACACTGGCAGTAGTAGTAACAAGGGAACCTTAGGAGTTGGGGTTCTTGGGCTTCTCAAGCTTTCCTGATCTCgggggttggggagtgggggggtgttCCTTCCTTTTGTCCAGCCCTGGCTTCTTCCCTGTTCTTTGGGGCTGAACTAGATCGATGCTTCCCAAAGGGGTGTATGAGATGATTTGAGAGCTGCGCAGGGGCATGGCCTTAATTAAGCTGACTCACAGTGGGGAAGTTACTCCTCCGGTCCCTCCTGTTTCATGGAGGAGGCCATCCCACTGTGGGGCCGCCATGTCTGTAACACCTCACTGGCACTTAGGCGTTGCTTTTTATAACAAAGGGCCAGGCTCAGGTTCAATACCTTCGGGCCTCAAATGGGTGTTAGCTACGATGTAATTACTGTTTTTATGGTTGCCTTCTATTCATGACAAGTGATGTCAGCTTTCCATTTATGGTCGGGATATAAATGGTTCCTTTTAAATAAATCCCAAGTTTCTACCATGCTGTGTCCTCCCAGTCTGCACCAATGCCTCCTCGGTGGGGgcgggcctcccctcccctcccctcccctcccctccggccTGTCCTGGAGAGCCTCTCCCCACTGGTTCCTGCTCAGACCCAGCCCAACCCACCTCTGCCCAGGATTCCTTGCGCCCAGGCTTTGCCTTCGCAGGGCTGAAGCGGGGCCCTGCCACACAGCTGACCACAGCGTGCATGCCACCTGGGCAGGCTGGCCGCAGCTTGCCCCGTGCTGGAGCCACCTGCACCTGGCAGTTggccatgtggggctctgtccccAGGCAGTTGACCTGGTGGATCCAGAAGGAATtcttctgtgtcaggctcttcaGCCTGGAAGACAAGGGAGActaagggtggggaggggttgagggagcTCAGGAGTCAGGGAGGCCAAGGCACTGCAGAGGAAAGGGACACGCCCTCCCCTTCATGCCACACCCCTCTACACCCTCCCCTAAGGATGCTGCTCCTCACCTAGAGTTGGGGTCCTTCATCTTCAAATTCCAGACTTTCCTAGGTGGGAGAAAACAGGTGGGGATGGAGTGGGTGCAGGAGACCCCCTGGGCCCTGGCTCCTCAGAACTGCTCTTGAGTTTGCACTGGAACTCTGTAAACTTGGCCGAATTATGTCAATGCTGAGCTTCAGCCCTGGCACGGGGTCTCTGCGCAGACACCGATGATCTCCACTTCCCAGGGAGAAAAGCGGGGCCCAGCAAGGTACCTCGACTAGTCCCCAACGGGGGTTTCTTCGGCACTGGACCGCCCCTGAGTGGGCAGCCCCCGGCTCGCCCTCTCCCCACATGCAGATGAAGGGGAGCCTTGAGGGAGCGCCCTGAGAAAAGGGGAGAGGTCCTGGGGGGCGGGTGCAAGCTGGAGACCTTGGTGGTGGGGGCTGCCCACTCAGAGGCTATAATCAGGGCTGCCCTCCTCCTCATGGGTGCTGGGCCAGTCAGCCAGGCCCAGAGGTGCAATTACCAGGCAGTAGGGAGTCAGGGGCCCTCATCCCAGTCATCCCCAGGGACGGAGCCACGCGCGCCTGGTCTTTGGGAGCGGGCCCAGGtaagacagagacacaggacaGAGCCACCAAACCAACTGGAGGTGTGCAAGGGGGCGACCACTCGGATGCAGGGTGGGGGCTTTTGCCCTTGACGAGAAACATCTAGTTTTCACTAGCACAGAGCTGGTACCATTTAGAGGCTGATGCAATCTTGTGACAGTTCTGTCACGTTTTTGACAGagtatttttatgtttcctcTCCCAAATGCTGCCCCACCCCATGTCCTGCTCACACGCAAAGCAGTCAAAGCCTGGCTCAGATCAGAGTGGAGGAAATTCCCTGCAGACTGGCTCATCGAGGCCCCGGGGGCCCTACAGAGGGCCCACAGCGTGGAGTTGGCAGAGCGGAGACCAGAGCTCAGGCTGTGTATACTTGTGGGCACCACCGTAAGTATCTTCAGTCAAGCCCAGTTTTTAAGCAGGGACACAGGTTTGCGTTCAGTTGTTTTCATCTGGGAAGCTTTCTGTACTACGGTCAATTCTTTTCATACGATTAGCAAGTAGAGTGTTTTTCTGTTTCGAGG
This genomic stretch from Prionailurus bengalensis isolate Pbe53 chromosome D2, Fcat_Pben_1.1_paternal_pri, whole genome shotgun sequence harbors:
- the LOXL4 gene encoding lysyl oxidase homolog 4 isoform X1; translation: MWSLPAALSLLMLLLLLLQAPPCRLQSLGTTKLRLVGPGSRPEEGRLEVLYQGQWGTVCDDDFALQEATVACRQLGFETALTWAHSAKYGQGEGPIWLDNVRCMGTESSLDQCMSNGWGVSDCSHSEDIGVVCHPQRQRGYLSERVSNALGPQGRRLEEVRLKPILASTKRHSLVTEGAVEVRYEGHWRQVCDQGWTRNNSKVVCGMLGFPSEAPVNSHYYRKVWNLKMKDPNSRLKSLTQKNSFWIHQVNCLGTEPHMANCQVQVAPARGKLRPACPGGMHAVVSCVAGPRFSPAKAKPGRKESWAEQEPKVRLRSGAQVGEGRVEVLRNHQWGTVCDHGWNLISASIVCRQLGFGSAREALFGAQLGQGLGPIHLSEVRCRGYERTLSDCPSLEGSQNGCQHENDAAVRCNIPNMGFQNQVRLAGGRSPEEGVVEVQVEVNGVQRWGAVCSDHWGLSEAMVACRQLGLGFASHAIKDTWYWQGTPGAGEVVMSGVRCSGTELALQQCSRHGPVHCSHGAGRFSAGVSCTDSAPDLVMNAQLVQETAYLEDRPLSQLYCAHEENCLSQSADLMDWPYGHRRLLRFSSQIYNLGRADFRPKTGRHSWIWHQCHRHYHSIEVFTHYDLLTLNGSKVAEGHKASFCLEDTNCPTGLQKRYACANFGEQGVTVGCWDTYRHDIDCQWVDITDVGPGNYIFQVVVNPKYEVAESDFSNNMMRCRCKYDGHRVWLHNCHTGDSYRANAELSLEQEQRLRNNLI
- the LOXL4 gene encoding lysyl oxidase homolog 4 isoform X3, with product MGTESSLDQCMSNGWGVSDCSHSEDIGVVCHPQRQRGYLSERVSNALGPQGRRLEEVRLKPILASTKRHSLVTEGAVEVRYEGHWRQVCDQGWTRNNSKVVCGMLGFPSEAPVNSHYYRKVWNLKMKDPNSRLKSLTQKNSFWIHQVNCLGTEPHMANCQVQVAPARGKLRPACPGGMHAVVSCVAGPRFSPAKAKPGRKESWAEQEPKVRLRSGAQVGEGRVEVLRNHQWGTVCDHGWNLISASIVCRQLGFGSAREALFGAQLGQGLGPIHLSEVRCRGYERTLSDCPSLEGSQNGCQHENDAAVRCNIPNMGFQNQVRLAGGRSPEEGVVEVQVEVNGVQRWGAVCSDHWGLSEAMVACRQLGLGFASHAIKDTWYWQGTPGAGEVVMSGVRCSGTELALQQCSRHGPVHCSHGAGRFSAGVSCTDSAPDLVMNAQLVQETAYLEDRPLSQLYCAHEENCLSQSADLMDWPYGHRRLLRFSSQIYNLGRADFRPKTGRHSWIWHQCHRHYHSIEVFTHYDLLTLNGSKVAEGHKASFCLEDTNCPTGLQKRYACANFGEQGVTVGCWDTYRHDIDCQWVDITDVGPGNYIFQVVVNPKYEVAESDFSNNMMRCRCKYDGHRVWLHNCHTGDSYRANAELSLEQEQRLRNNLI
- the LOXL4 gene encoding lysyl oxidase homolog 4 isoform X2, translating into MWSLPAALSLLMLLLLLLQAPPCRLQSLGTTKLRLVGPGSRPEEGRLEVLYQGQWGTVCDDDFALQEATVACRQLGFETALTWAHSAKYGQGEGPIWLDNVRCMGTESSLDQCMSNGWGVSDCSHSEDIGVVCHPQRQRGYLSERVSNALGPQGRRLEEVRLKPILASTKRHSLVTEGAVEVRYEGHWRQVCDQGWTRNNSKVVCGMLGFPSEAPVNSHYYRKVWNLKMKDPNSRLKSLTQKNSFWIHQVNCLGTEPHMANCQVQVAPARGKLRPACPGGMHAVVSCVAGPRFSPAKAKPGRKESWAEEPKVRLRSGAQVGEGRVEVLRNHQWGTVCDHGWNLISASIVCRQLGFGSAREALFGAQLGQGLGPIHLSEVRCRGYERTLSDCPSLEGSQNGCQHENDAAVRCNIPNMGFQNQVRLAGGRSPEEGVVEVQVEVNGVQRWGAVCSDHWGLSEAMVACRQLGLGFASHAIKDTWYWQGTPGAGEVVMSGVRCSGTELALQQCSRHGPVHCSHGAGRFSAGVSCTDSAPDLVMNAQLVQETAYLEDRPLSQLYCAHEENCLSQSADLMDWPYGHRRLLRFSSQIYNLGRADFRPKTGRHSWIWHQCHRHYHSIEVFTHYDLLTLNGSKVAEGHKASFCLEDTNCPTGLQKRYACANFGEQGVTVGCWDTYRHDIDCQWVDITDVGPGNYIFQVVVNPKYEVAESDFSNNMMRCRCKYDGHRVWLHNCHTGDSYRANAELSLEQEQRLRNNLI
- the LOXL4 gene encoding lysyl oxidase homolog 4 isoform X4 — its product is MGTESSLDQCMSNGWGVSDCSHSEDIGVVCHPQRQRGYLSERVSNALGPQGRRLEEVRLKPILASTKRHSLVTEGAVEVRYEGHWRQVCDQGWTRNNSKVVCGMLGFPSEAPVNSHYYRKVWNLKMKDPNSRLKSLTQKNSFWIHQVNCLGTEPHMANCQVQVAPARGKLRPACPGGMHAVVSCVAGPRFSPAKAKPGRKESWAEEPKVRLRSGAQVGEGRVEVLRNHQWGTVCDHGWNLISASIVCRQLGFGSAREALFGAQLGQGLGPIHLSEVRCRGYERTLSDCPSLEGSQNGCQHENDAAVRCNIPNMGFQNQVRLAGGRSPEEGVVEVQVEVNGVQRWGAVCSDHWGLSEAMVACRQLGLGFASHAIKDTWYWQGTPGAGEVVMSGVRCSGTELALQQCSRHGPVHCSHGAGRFSAGVSCTDSAPDLVMNAQLVQETAYLEDRPLSQLYCAHEENCLSQSADLMDWPYGHRRLLRFSSQIYNLGRADFRPKTGRHSWIWHQCHRHYHSIEVFTHYDLLTLNGSKVAEGHKASFCLEDTNCPTGLQKRYACANFGEQGVTVGCWDTYRHDIDCQWVDITDVGPGNYIFQVVVNPKYEVAESDFSNNMMRCRCKYDGHRVWLHNCHTGDSYRANAELSLEQEQRLRNNLI